In the genome of Flavobacterium panacagri, one region contains:
- a CDS encoding Lrp/AsnC family transcriptional regulator encodes MTLDAIDKKLLVLLQTDSKKTTKELSLKLDLSVTAVYERIKKLEREGIIKNYVALVDKSKIEKGFVVFCHLKLIQHTKEFLTKFESEVIKLNEVLECHHVSGDYDYILKVLVKDMEAYREFLVTKLTSLQHIGSTQSMFMISEVKNSTVISF; translated from the coding sequence ATGACTTTAGACGCCATAGATAAAAAACTGCTCGTTTTACTACAAACCGATAGTAAAAAAACAACCAAAGAATTATCATTAAAACTGGATCTTTCTGTCACAGCGGTATACGAACGAATCAAAAAACTAGAACGAGAAGGCATAATAAAAAACTACGTCGCATTAGTCGACAAATCTAAAATCGAAAAAGGATTTGTAGTTTTCTGCCATTTAAAATTGATTCAACACACCAAAGAATTCCTAACCAAATTCGAAAGCGAAGTCATCAAACTAAACGAGGTTTTAGAATGCCATCATGTAAGTGGCGATTATGACTATATTTTGAAAGTTCTGGTAAAAGATATGGAAGCTTACAGAGAATTTCTAGTAACCAAACTAACTTCACTACAGCATATTGGAAGTACGCAAAGTATGTTTATGATTAGTGAAGTGAAGAATTCGACTGTAATTTCTTTCTAA